Proteins encoded within one genomic window of Equus caballus isolate H_3958 breed thoroughbred chromosome 20, TB-T2T, whole genome shotgun sequence:
- the OR2B4C gene encoding olfactory receptor family 2 subfamily B member 4C (The RefSeq protein has 2 substitutions compared to this genomic sequence) has translation MWINNQSSLDDFILLGFSDQPWLETPLFVIFLVAYIFALFGNISIILVSHLDPQLDSPMYFFLSNLSLLDLCYTTSTVPQMLVNLRGPEKTITYGGCVVQLYIFLALGSTECILLAVMAFDRYVAICKPLHYPIIMNQRRCIHMATGTWISCFVNSLVQSVLTVLTPRCGRRVIDHFFCEVPALLKLACTDTRINEAELNVLAALLLLVPLTLILGSYVFISRAVMRIRSAESRWKAFNTCASHLLVVFLFYFTAISMYVQPPSSYSRDRGKIMALFYGIVTPTLNPFIYTLRNKDVKAALRRALTKDFWVKTR, from the coding sequence ATGCGGATCAACAATCAGAGCTCACTAGATGATTTTATCTTATTGGGATTTTCTGACCAACCCTGGCTGGAGACGCCGCTCTTTGTAATCTTTCTGGTGGCTTACATCTTTGCCCTATTTGGAAATATCTCCATTATCCTAGTTTCCCACCTGGATCCCCAGCTTGACAGtcccatgtatttttttctctctaatctcTCTCTTCTGGACCTCTGCTATACTACTAGTACTGTCCCACAGATGCTAGTCAACCTTCGGGGACCAGAAAAGACCATTACCTATGGTGGCTGTGTTGTCCAGCTCTATATCTTCTTGGCCTTGGGTTCTACTGAATGTATACTTCTAGCCTTCATGGCCTTCGACCGTTATGTTGCTATTTGCAAGCCTCTTCACTACCCAATCATCATGAACCAGAGGCGCTGTATCCACATGGCCACTGGGACCTGGATTAGCTGTTTTGTTAACTCCCTTGTCCAGTCTGTTCTCACAGTGTTGACCCCAAGATGTGGACGGAGGGTGATAgaccatttcttctgtgaagtGCCTGCTCTTTTGAAACTAGCTTGTACTGATACTCGTATAAATGAAGCTGAGCTCAATGTGCTAGCGGCTTTGCTGCTTCTGGTACCCCTCACCCTCATCCTGGGCAGTTATGTGTTCATTTCTCGGGCAGTAATGAGAATCCGGTCTGCTGAAAGTCGCTGGAAGGCCTTTAATACCTGTGCTTCACACTTGCTGGTGgtctttctcttctactttaCAGCTATCAGTATGTATGTCCAACCTCCCTCTAGCTATTCTCGTGACAGGGGGAAGATCATGGCTCTCTTCTATGGAATTGTCACACCTACACTCAATCCATTTATCTATACACTgaggaacaaggatgtgaaaGCTGCCCTGAGAAGGGCACTGACTAAGGATTTTTGGGTCAAGACAAGATGA